A window of the Bradyrhizobium diazoefficiens genome harbors these coding sequences:
- a CDS encoding peptidylprolyl isomerase has translation MNALPGFRMPYRAMTARAGLATVWLAVMLGAGAPVFGQSPSADPVVAVVNGSPIHESDLELADEVIGRNLLVQDPIERRETLLKMVTDAVLLAKVATDRHIEDQADLQRRATFARNQGLTNHLLNVVGQQAVNEEAMRKAYQEVVLNGVTTEPEMHLRHLVFMIAPPADDAAIKAAEQKAKAAMDRINKGEDFTAVVADASEDPVTKARGGDYDWRQRGEMGKEYADVAIKLKKGEVSQPFKTAVGWHILKLEDTRPRKPADYDKIRDRLAAMVASAAQIELVDKVRAEAKIERLDQIHKADKEGAKVR, from the coding sequence ATGAACGCTCTGCCCGGTTTCCGCATGCCTTACCGCGCAATGACGGCACGCGCCGGCTTAGCTACCGTCTGGCTGGCCGTCATGCTCGGCGCCGGAGCACCGGTATTTGGCCAATCGCCGTCGGCCGATCCCGTCGTCGCCGTCGTCAACGGGAGCCCGATCCATGAGAGCGATCTGGAGCTGGCGGACGAAGTCATCGGCCGAAATCTGCTGGTTCAGGACCCCATCGAGAGGCGCGAAACCCTCCTGAAGATGGTGACCGACGCCGTGCTGCTCGCGAAGGTGGCGACCGATCGACACATAGAGGACCAAGCCGATCTTCAGCGCCGCGCCACTTTCGCGCGCAATCAGGGCCTCACCAACCATCTTCTGAATGTCGTAGGTCAGCAGGCGGTGAACGAGGAGGCCATGCGCAAGGCGTATCAGGAGGTCGTGCTCAATGGGGTGACAACCGAGCCCGAAATGCATCTGCGCCACCTTGTCTTCATGATCGCTCCGCCCGCGGACGATGCCGCGATCAAGGCGGCCGAACAAAAAGCCAAGGCGGCGATGGATCGGATCAACAAGGGCGAGGACTTCACAGCCGTCGTCGCCGACGCGTCCGAGGACCCCGTCACCAAAGCAAGGGGCGGCGACTACGATTGGCGGCAGCGCGGCGAAATGGGCAAGGAATACGCCGACGTGGCGATCAAGCTGAAAAAGGGCGAGGTGTCGCAGCCGTTCAAGACTGCAGTTGGCTGGCATATCCTCAAGCTTGAGGATACGCGTCCACGTAAACCGGCCGACTACGACAAGATCCGTGATCGCCTGGCCGCGATGGTCGCCTCTGCAGCGCAGATCGAGCTCGTGGATAAGGTGCGCGCCGAGGCGAAGATCGAGCGCCTGGACCAGATTCATAAGGCAGACAAGGAAGGCGCCAAAGTCAGGTAG
- a CDS encoding carbamoyltransferase family protein — protein MTAILGLNLNHPDASAALIIDGKVVAASAEERFGRRIKHDPSFPQQAIQSVLAMGGISSKDLDFIAVARDPSQNRAAQISYVLGHPLTGGKAALEHIRRAKHELSISEQVAEASGQAPDMVKAKVVNVEHHLSHIASSYYCSPFDGLTAGFSYDGSGDFTSAMAARCEGTRIDVLDRVNLPNSLGFFYTACCQFIGFAEYGEEYKVMGLAPYGVDSFADTMRELVQTRPDGWFKLAEGFFGMHRGGESGKMDERNHVEMLRLFTDKWIEKFGSPRQRGQELTQRDKDIARSCQVRFEEVAMHCFNKLHNLVPSKQVVYAGGCALNGVMNARLLRDTPFQQAYMQPASSDDGLCLGAGLWTWHNVAGGRERFQMTHSYWGPAHSDEAMRRAAESAKNPMRELSPGNVPKAVASLLHAGLVVGWYQGRSEWGPRALGNRSILADPTRANMKDVINAKIKRREGFRPFAPTILQPAVSTYFEQDVFSPFMMHVVKLRPEWRERLPAITHVDGTGRLQSIARDTNPLYYDLIHSFGELSGIPIVLNTSFNENEPIVDTPEQAMSCFLRTGLDAICLGRYLVVKGEHAKLLSDA, from the coding sequence ATGACCGCAATTCTCGGCCTCAACCTCAACCATCCCGATGCCTCCGCGGCGCTCATCATCGATGGCAAGGTGGTCGCAGCTTCGGCTGAGGAGCGCTTCGGCAGACGCATCAAGCATGACCCGTCCTTCCCGCAGCAGGCGATCCAATCGGTTCTTGCCATGGGCGGCATATCCTCAAAGGACCTGGATTTCATCGCGGTCGCGCGCGATCCGTCGCAGAATCGCGCGGCCCAGATCTCATATGTCTTGGGCCATCCCCTTACGGGCGGCAAAGCGGCGCTTGAGCATATCCGGCGGGCCAAGCACGAGCTGAGCATCAGCGAACAGGTCGCCGAGGCGTCCGGGCAGGCCCCGGACATGGTCAAAGCCAAAGTCGTCAACGTGGAACATCATCTGTCTCACATAGCGAGCTCGTACTACTGCTCGCCGTTCGACGGGCTGACGGCCGGCTTCTCCTATGACGGCAGCGGCGATTTCACCAGCGCGATGGCGGCGCGCTGCGAGGGGACACGGATCGATGTGCTCGACCGCGTCAACCTGCCGAACAGCCTGGGCTTCTTCTACACGGCCTGCTGTCAATTCATCGGCTTCGCCGAATATGGCGAAGAGTACAAGGTCATGGGGCTCGCGCCGTACGGCGTCGACAGCTTTGCGGACACGATGCGAGAACTCGTCCAAACGCGGCCCGATGGCTGGTTCAAGCTCGCCGAGGGTTTCTTTGGCATGCACCGCGGCGGCGAAAGCGGAAAGATGGACGAGCGAAATCACGTGGAAATGCTGCGCTTGTTCACCGACAAATGGATCGAGAAATTCGGTTCGCCGCGCCAGCGCGGCCAGGAACTGACGCAACGGGACAAGGACATCGCCCGCTCCTGTCAGGTCCGCTTCGAGGAAGTAGCGATGCATTGCTTCAACAAGCTGCACAATCTGGTCCCGAGCAAGCAGGTCGTTTATGCCGGAGGTTGCGCGCTCAACGGGGTCATGAACGCGCGCCTGTTGCGTGACACGCCTTTCCAGCAGGCATATATGCAGCCGGCCTCATCGGATGACGGTCTGTGTCTCGGTGCGGGCCTGTGGACATGGCACAATGTCGCGGGCGGACGAGAGCGATTCCAAATGACGCATTCCTACTGGGGGCCGGCTCACTCTGATGAGGCGATGCGGCGCGCAGCAGAATCGGCCAAAAATCCCATGCGTGAACTATCGCCCGGCAACGTTCCGAAGGCGGTCGCATCCCTGTTGCACGCCGGGCTGGTGGTTGGCTGGTACCAGGGGCGATCCGAGTGGGGCCCGCGCGCCCTCGGCAATCGCTCCATTCTTGCCGACCCGACCCGCGCCAACATGAAGGATGTGATCAACGCCAAGATCAAGCGAAGGGAGGGCTTCCGCCCCTTTGCTCCGACCATCTTGCAGCCGGCTGTATCGACCTATTTTGAACAGGATGTGTTCAGTCCGTTCATGATGCATGTCGTCAAGCTTCGCCCGGAATGGCGGGAAAGACTTCCCGCCATCACCCATGTCGACGGCACCGGACGGCTGCAAAGCATCGCTCGGGACACCAATCCACTCTACTACGACTTGATCCACAGCTTCGGCGAACTTTCCGGGATACCGATCGTGCTCAATACCAGCTTCAATGAGAACGAACCGATCGTCGACACACCCGAACAGGCCATGAGCTGCTTCCTTCGCACCGGCCTCGACGCCATCTGCCTTGGCCGGTACCTGGTGGTGAAAGGCGAGCATGCCAAGCTGTTGTCGGACGCGTAG
- a CDS encoding glycosyltransferase family 2 protein produces MGLAVIILTHNEERHILRALASVAKIATEVFVVDSFSSDRTVELARAQGATVLQNRFINYAKQFQWALENAPITASWIMRLDADEIIEADLGARIRDELPRLSNEVVGINLKRKHIFLGRWIRHGGRYPLLLLRIWRRGHGRIEDRWMDEHMILWGGQTVTFDGGFADHNLNDLTFFTDKHNKYATREAIDVINERHHLFERDVDLISEEGSRQAAIKRWIKERLYNRIPYQVSAPAYFLFRLIFQLGFLDGKEGLVYHGLQGLWYRFLVGAKVEELEAAISHLKGPAEMRAELRRLTGLVIEL; encoded by the coding sequence ATGGGCCTTGCCGTCATCATCCTGACGCACAACGAAGAGCGCCACATCTTGCGGGCTCTCGCCTCGGTTGCCAAGATTGCAACCGAGGTTTTTGTTGTCGACAGCTTCTCAAGCGATCGAACGGTCGAGTTGGCCCGCGCTCAAGGCGCGACCGTATTGCAGAACCGGTTCATCAACTACGCAAAGCAGTTTCAGTGGGCGCTCGAGAACGCCCCGATCACCGCCTCGTGGATCATGCGGCTCGATGCCGACGAAATTATCGAAGCCGATCTTGGCGCCAGAATTCGCGATGAACTGCCGCGCCTGAGCAACGAGGTCGTCGGGATCAACCTCAAGCGCAAGCACATCTTCCTTGGCCGCTGGATTCGCCATGGCGGCCGCTACCCCCTCCTCCTCTTGCGGATCTGGCGCCGCGGCCACGGTCGCATCGAAGACCGCTGGATGGATGAGCACATGATTCTATGGGGCGGCCAGACCGTTACATTCGATGGCGGGTTCGCCGATCACAATCTCAACGATCTGACGTTCTTCACCGACAAGCACAACAAATACGCCACGCGCGAGGCAATCGACGTGATCAACGAGCGTCATCATCTGTTCGAGCGCGATGTTGATTTGATATCGGAGGAAGGCTCGCGTCAGGCAGCCATCAAGCGCTGGATCAAGGAACGGCTGTACAACCGTATCCCTTATCAAGTCAGCGCGCCGGCCTATTTCCTGTTTCGCCTGATCTTCCAGCTCGGTTTTCTCGACGGTAAGGAAGGTCTTGTCTATCACGGATTGCAGGGTCTCTGGTATCGCTTCCTTGTCGGCGCAAAGGTGGAAGAGCTGGAGGCCGCCATCTCTCATCTGAAAGGTCCGGCGGAAATGCGCGCGGAGCTGCGACGCCTGACCGGCCTCGTCATCGAGCTCTGA
- a CDS encoding glycosyl hydrolase family 28-related protein has translation MTRSVAAIVALFQLLWMAEATAQPAMFWFNDPVGPDETVLVSGAELDKITSVTIARIGDGPSRQETSVPILQANPLSLKFTIPEQFTPGIYRFSLTHPQGTLSGRINLPTIYWTQGNLGDEVSPSGWLQVFGRNIVRQASRAQLLMLPDAGNAPTKAVLTKGDLWRGVFRIPEQVSPGRYRLRLSNGDGGDAEWVDVGSVVVRSPEANAVQSFDVRAYGANGDGKFDCTRAVKAAIDAASQAGGGTVYFPRGRYLISDMIVIPPRVKLQGERIDLVNLVWPSLATLPAALIQGRTQFSVEDLTIYASNHPHIITGGFQFGDAPIPDAADIAIRHVRIRGSAFRGLMEAEATLQQMNDFRRIYPDGSPDTIRLSGNRIEVSDCDILGSGHSLRLFKATNAIVARNILTNGRYGSYSIVGSRQVVFEGNTVTAADLQGTGGGISTLSKWVSASENIFVGGNTFKAIYGWDREAMTSDGPGGFYFGHANSAGSDRLSLLDAANPYPAGKDWTGAAVMVVNGRGAGQYARVKAFEKKPSDLSVALDRPLEVALDSNSEITITQAQQNYLIIDNDFEDTGVAAQTYGTALGHVISGNRSNRTSGFAVFGLSYDSFQPGWRIQILDNHILEGNVYRAGPERSIFSNEASILVQANQTAKAQGRPPMVQAVIVRGNRLDQDAHIEIKGFAATSPGVRDVVVEGNTMGPSRVGLMIDRGVAWWLSRRNVEERRIQK, from the coding sequence ATGACGCGTAGTGTCGCGGCCATCGTTGCCCTGTTTCAGTTGCTTTGGATGGCGGAGGCAACCGCGCAGCCCGCGATGTTCTGGTTCAACGATCCCGTCGGTCCGGACGAAACAGTGCTCGTCAGCGGCGCCGAGCTCGACAAGATTACATCTGTGACGATTGCCCGAATTGGCGACGGCCCCTCCCGCCAGGAAACCTCCGTTCCGATCCTGCAGGCCAATCCTCTCTCCCTTAAATTCACGATCCCGGAGCAGTTCACGCCCGGGATCTACCGCTTCAGCCTGACCCACCCCCAGGGCACTCTCAGCGGCCGCATCAACCTGCCAACAATCTATTGGACGCAGGGTAACCTCGGCGACGAGGTCTCGCCTTCGGGCTGGCTCCAGGTGTTCGGTCGCAACATCGTTCGCCAGGCAAGCCGTGCACAATTGTTGATGCTGCCCGACGCCGGGAATGCGCCGACGAAAGCCGTTCTGACCAAAGGCGACCTGTGGCGCGGTGTGTTTCGCATCCCTGAACAGGTTTCGCCCGGCCGCTACAGGCTGCGCCTCTCCAACGGAGACGGCGGCGACGCCGAATGGGTCGATGTGGGCAGCGTCGTCGTGCGCTCTCCCGAGGCGAACGCCGTGCAATCCTTCGATGTCCGGGCGTATGGCGCTAACGGCGACGGCAAGTTTGATTGCACTCGCGCCGTCAAGGCCGCCATCGACGCTGCGAGCCAGGCCGGAGGCGGGACCGTGTACTTCCCGCGCGGGCGCTATCTGATCTCGGACATGATCGTCATTCCACCTCGCGTCAAATTGCAGGGGGAACGCATCGATCTGGTCAACTTGGTCTGGCCTAGTCTGGCAACACTTCCGGCCGCACTGATACAGGGAAGGACGCAGTTCTCGGTCGAAGACCTCACAATCTACGCATCGAACCACCCGCACATCATCACAGGGGGCTTTCAGTTCGGCGACGCCCCAATTCCTGACGCGGCCGATATCGCCATCCGACATGTCCGCATTCGCGGTTCGGCCTTCCGAGGTCTCATGGAGGCTGAAGCCACCCTGCAGCAAATGAACGACTTCCGTCGGATCTATCCCGATGGATCTCCCGACACCATTCGATTGAGCGGAAACAGGATCGAAGTATCCGATTGCGACATTCTCGGATCCGGACATTCGCTTCGCCTCTTCAAGGCAACCAATGCGATTGTGGCCCGCAATATCCTGACCAACGGCCGCTATGGCTCCTACTCGATCGTGGGATCGCGTCAGGTCGTCTTTGAAGGCAATACGGTGACTGCCGCCGACCTCCAGGGAACTGGCGGAGGAATATCGACGCTGTCAAAATGGGTCAGCGCATCCGAGAACATTTTCGTCGGCGGCAACACGTTCAAGGCCATTTATGGCTGGGATCGGGAAGCCATGACGTCGGACGGGCCAGGCGGATTCTATTTCGGTCACGCAAACAGCGCTGGTTCGGATCGGCTGTCGCTGCTGGATGCAGCCAATCCGTACCCGGCCGGCAAGGACTGGACCGGCGCCGCCGTCATGGTGGTCAACGGACGCGGTGCCGGCCAATACGCCAGGGTCAAAGCATTCGAGAAAAAGCCGTCCGACTTGTCGGTGGCGCTCGATCGACCGCTCGAGGTGGCGCTGGACTCGAATTCGGAGATCACGATTACCCAGGCGCAGCAAAACTATCTGATCATCGATAATGACTTCGAAGACACGGGCGTCGCCGCGCAGACGTACGGGACGGCGCTTGGGCATGTCATCTCCGGCAATCGATCCAACAGGACCAGCGGCTTTGCCGTCTTCGGACTGTCCTACGACAGTTTCCAGCCCGGCTGGCGGATTCAGATCCTCGACAATCACATACTCGAGGGAAACGTCTACCGGGCCGGACCCGAACGGAGCATTTTCTCCAATGAGGCTTCAATTCTCGTCCAGGCGAACCAGACCGCAAAGGCTCAAGGTCGACCGCCAATGGTGCAGGCGGTGATCGTTCGAGGTAATCGCCTCGATCAGGACGCCCACATCGAAATCAAAGGCTTTGCCGCGACCTCGCCCGGCGTCCGCGACGTGGTCGTCGAAGGAAACACCATGGGGCCATCACGGGTCGGTCTGATGATTGATCGCGGCGTCGCGTGGTGGCTCAGTCGAAGGAACGTCGAAGAACGGCGTATCCAGAAATAG
- a CDS encoding MBOAT family O-acyltransferase: MLFNSFEFLTFFVTFLVVFFSLPGRTQPLVLLIASYIFYMSWRPSFGLLLGLTTIVDYTTALMMTRARTDGGRKAALIVALSINLGVLGTVKYLDFLISNVLGVIGLFGYVVPDYALGLVLPLGISFYTFQSVGYTLDVYNRRVAAERDFITYAQYVSFFPQLIAGPIERAAHMLPQFRITHRLSYKNVTAGLLLVGYGLFKKMCIADVVASVVNGIYANPAQYSGSYQLLAAVLFALQIYCDFSGYSDIARGVARIMGFDLMINFGQPYFATSLNEFWRRWHISLSTWFRDYLFIPLGGSRGSEGSTARNLIMVFAVSGIWHGAAWNFVAWGTLHGVCLVVERAFIRLAKPEAWLGEPARRLLGWAWMLAVVLVGWVFFRSTSVANAIVALRSLGDLGPISYFTLKMLDLASGELVMLAVSLVLLFVIDFHLSFRPQRLRELWEVRWLPTAAGVALAYYIVLFGIFGHAEFIYFQF, from the coding sequence ATGCTCTTCAACTCTTTCGAGTTTCTGACGTTCTTCGTAACGTTCCTGGTGGTGTTCTTCTCGTTGCCGGGGCGAACCCAGCCGCTGGTGCTGCTGATCGCCAGCTATATATTCTACATGAGCTGGCGCCCTTCCTTCGGACTCCTGCTTGGATTGACGACGATCGTGGATTACACGACCGCACTCATGATGACGCGGGCTCGGACCGATGGCGGACGCAAGGCGGCGCTGATCGTCGCGCTGTCGATCAACCTGGGCGTGCTCGGAACGGTCAAGTATCTGGATTTCCTGATTTCGAACGTGCTCGGCGTGATCGGGCTGTTCGGGTATGTGGTGCCGGACTATGCCCTTGGTCTGGTGCTCCCATTGGGCATTTCGTTCTACACGTTTCAGTCGGTCGGCTATACGCTCGACGTATACAATCGAAGGGTTGCTGCTGAGCGCGACTTTATCACCTACGCTCAATATGTGAGCTTCTTTCCGCAACTCATCGCCGGTCCGATCGAGCGTGCGGCACATATGCTGCCGCAGTTCCGGATCACGCATCGGCTTTCCTACAAAAATGTCACCGCCGGCCTGTTGCTCGTCGGCTATGGCCTGTTCAAGAAGATGTGCATCGCCGACGTGGTCGCGTCGGTGGTGAACGGGATCTACGCCAATCCGGCGCAGTATTCCGGCAGTTATCAACTGCTCGCGGCGGTGCTCTTCGCCCTCCAGATCTATTGCGATTTTTCGGGTTACTCGGACATTGCGCGTGGCGTGGCACGCATCATGGGTTTCGATCTCATGATCAATTTCGGCCAACCCTATTTCGCCACCAGCCTGAACGAGTTCTGGCGCCGTTGGCATATCTCCCTGTCAACCTGGTTCCGCGATTACCTGTTCATTCCGCTCGGAGGAAGCCGCGGCAGCGAAGGCTCCACCGCGCGCAATCTCATCATGGTATTCGCGGTCAGCGGTATCTGGCACGGTGCAGCGTGGAACTTCGTCGCCTGGGGCACGCTGCATGGGGTCTGCCTGGTTGTGGAACGAGCCTTTATCAGGCTTGCGAAACCGGAAGCATGGCTCGGCGAGCCCGCTCGTCGGCTGCTCGGTTGGGCCTGGATGCTAGCCGTCGTGCTCGTGGGATGGGTCTTCTTCCGGTCGACGAGCGTCGCCAATGCGATCGTCGCCCTGCGGAGCCTGGGCGACCTCGGTCCCATCTCCTATTTCACCCTGAAGATGCTGGATCTCGCGAGCGGCGAACTGGTGATGCTCGCCGTCTCGCTCGTACTGCTGTTCGTGATCGACTTCCACCTGTCGTTTCGGCCGCAGCGCCTTCGTGAACTGTGGGAGGTGCGCTGGCTGCCAACGGCTGCCGGTGTCGCGCTGGCTTATTACATCGTGCTGTTCGGCATTTTTGGACATGCCGAATTCATCTACTTCCAGTTTTGA